The following coding sequences are from one Flavobacteriales bacterium window:
- a CDS encoding UDP-3-O-(3-hydroxymyristoyl)glucosamine N-acyltransferase, which produces MKIPPKTLESVAKLLNCDFIGNPNHSITGINEIHMVDYGDIVFVDHPKYYDKALNSKATTVIINQKVACPEGKGLIFSEDPFRDFNFLINFFSPFEFNKSLVAESVEIGKNCQIHSTVTLGNNVKIGDNCLLFPNVVIYDNCVIGNNVIIQANSVIGGHAFYYKNRGNHRERLNSGGNVIIHDNVEIGACTTIDKGVTSATTIGAHTKIDNHVQVGHDTIIGEMCIIASQVGIAGCSVIGNNVTLWGQAGIPSDITIGDNVVVQAQSGITKDLETGKSYFGSPAEETRKKLKELAFMRQLPSIIEELKK; this is translated from the coding sequence ATGAAAATTCCACCTAAAACATTAGAAAGTGTTGCTAAGTTGCTGAACTGCGATTTTATTGGAAATCCAAACCACAGCATTACCGGCATTAATGAAATACATATGGTTGACTACGGCGACATCGTTTTTGTTGATCACCCAAAATATTACGACAAGGCTTTAAATTCGAAAGCTACAACGGTAATTATTAATCAGAAAGTAGCTTGTCCAGAAGGAAAAGGATTAATTTTTTCTGAAGACCCTTTTAGAGATTTTAATTTTTTAATTAATTTCTTTTCGCCATTTGAGTTTAATAAAAGCCTTGTTGCCGAATCAGTTGAAATTGGTAAAAATTGTCAAATTCATTCAACTGTAACGCTTGGTAACAATGTTAAAATTGGTGACAATTGTTTATTGTTTCCAAATGTAGTAATATATGACAATTGTGTGATTGGAAATAATGTCATTATTCAGGCTAATAGTGTTATTGGTGGTCATGCCTTCTACTACAAAAACAGAGGTAACCATAGGGAAAGACTTAACTCTGGAGGCAATGTTATTATCCATGATAATGTAGAAATTGGCGCTTGTACAACCATTGATAAAGGTGTAACAAGTGCAACAACAATTGGTGCACACACCAAAATTGACAACCATGTACAAGTTGGTCATGATACAATAATCGGGGAAATGTGCATTATTGCATCTCAGGTTGGTATTGCTGGATGCTCCGTTATTGGAAATAATGTTACTTTATGGGGTCAGGCTGGGATACCAAGCGACATAACTATTGGAGATAATGTTGTTGTTCAAGCACAATCAGGTATCACTAAGGATTTAGAGACTGGAAAATCATACTTTGGTAGTCCAGCAGAAGAAACCAGAAAAAAATTAAAGGAGTTAGCGTTTATGCGTCAATTACCTTCAATAATTGAAGAACTTAAAAAATAA
- a CDS encoding PP2C family protein-serine/threonine phosphatase, which translates to MAKSSRNIKKRIDIGKLKLNKLLEVTKGINNNLPQADLFSIYKEVLIDELKIGKLLLYSFNGKEWHEELCIGTACSIINAKRDLLPVTEIVSTNSLNNPNLDDFDVIIPVFHKSNPLAYLLIGDFADEKIEVSPIIKHLTFIQTFTNIIIVAIENKRLYKQSLNQIAIQKEMELASEMQTMLFPNELPNNDEIEVSAKYQPHHLVGGDYYDFIQLNRDEIAFCIADVSGKGVPAALIMSNFQASFRALIKRTSSLTELVTELNENILATAKREKFITAFIGRYNIQTQNLQYINAGHNPPLLLVGHKFLELDEGCTIIGMFKKLPSVTEKNMYVPSDSILMCYTDGINEQIDKNKQEFGLKPLKQTMLLEKESSVQTIINAVFSRLELFKGEEDFADDIALLGIRFK; encoded by the coding sequence ATGGCAAAATCGTCAAGAAATATTAAAAAACGAATTGACATTGGTAAGTTAAAACTTAACAAACTTTTAGAAGTTACTAAAGGTATTAACAACAATTTACCTCAAGCCGATTTATTCAGCATTTATAAAGAGGTGCTGATTGATGAATTAAAGATTGGCAAACTGCTTTTGTATAGTTTTAATGGTAAAGAATGGCATGAAGAACTATGTATAGGAACTGCCTGTTCGATTATTAATGCTAAGAGAGATTTGTTACCTGTTACCGAAATTGTTAGCACCAATTCGCTTAATAACCCAAACTTAGATGATTTTGATGTCATTATCCCAGTATTTCATAAATCAAATCCTTTAGCCTATTTACTTATTGGCGATTTTGCTGATGAAAAAATAGAAGTAAGCCCTATTATTAAGCACCTTACTTTTATTCAAACTTTCACCAACATTATTATCGTTGCCATTGAAAACAAGCGGTTGTATAAACAAAGTTTAAATCAAATTGCAATTCAAAAAGAAATGGAACTCGCATCTGAAATGCAAACCATGCTTTTCCCTAATGAATTGCCGAACAACGATGAAATTGAGGTAAGTGCAAAATATCAACCTCATCATTTAGTGGGTGGCGATTATTACGATTTCATTCAACTCAACAGAGACGAAATTGCTTTTTGCATAGCTGATGTTTCTGGGAAAGGTGTTCCTGCTGCTTTAATTATGTCCAACTTTCAGGCAAGTTTTAGGGCATTAATTAAGCGCACCTCTTCATTAACCGAATTGGTTACAGAACTAAACGAAAATATTTTAGCTACTGCTAAACGAGAAAAATTTATAACTGCTTTTATTGGTCGTTATAACATTCAGACTCAAAACCTACAGTACATCAATGCGGGACATAATCCTCCCCTCCTACTTGTTGGACATAAATTTTTAGAGTTAGATGAAGGTTGTACCATAATTGGAATGTTTAAAAAGTTACCATCAGTAACTGAAAAAAACATGTATGTTCCTTCTGATTCTATTTTAATGTGTTACACAGATGGAATAAATGAGCAAATAGATAAAAACAAACAGGAGTTTGGGTTAAAGCCACTAAAACAAACCATGTTGTTGGAAAAAGAAAGCTCAGTTCAAACAATCATTAATGCCGTATTTTCAAGATTAGAGCTATTTAAAGGAGAGGAAGATTTTGCTGATGATATTGCCTTACTTGGTATTCGATTCAAGTAG
- a CDS encoding O-antigen ligase family protein, translated as MALLPAALAIVFLAFFNVEKLMWFIVFTTPLSLNLEDLELGGIGMYLPTEPLMFGVMILFFLKLIYDKGFDTRILKHPITIAVFIYLGWIFLTIFTSEMPIVSLKFLVSRLWFIVCFYFIGTQLFLKVNNYRIFYWAYLIPFAGVITYASIRLASYNFDEKAAHWVMEPFYKDHTSYGAILAMFLPITFIFIDSSEKFYFRVASFVVLGIVTLGTILSYTRAAWVSLVAALVLYFIYKYKVKFKYLFYIGATAIVLIALNWTSIMLSLERNNQDSSAELSEHVQSISNVSSDASNKERLNRWNSAFRMFQERPIFGWGPGTYVFQYAPFQSSKDKTIISTNVGNNGNAHSEYIGPLAETGLIGMLTVFFLFGMVFYRGSLLYHKLPKGKIKTVVLCTLLGLFTYVVHGFLNNYLDTDKASVPFWGFIALIVAIDVYHKDKILLESNTK; from the coding sequence TTGGCATTATTACCCGCCGCTTTAGCTATCGTGTTTTTAGCATTTTTTAATGTCGAAAAATTAATGTGGTTTATCGTTTTTACCACTCCGTTATCTTTAAATCTTGAAGATTTAGAATTAGGTGGTATAGGAATGTATTTGCCTACAGAACCCTTGATGTTTGGGGTGATGATTTTGTTTTTTCTAAAATTAATTTACGATAAAGGTTTTGATACTCGGATATTAAAACATCCTATTACTATTGCTGTTTTTATTTATTTGGGATGGATATTCTTAACCATTTTTACTAGTGAAATGCCAATAGTTTCTTTGAAGTTTTTGGTTTCTCGATTATGGTTTATTGTGTGTTTTTATTTTATAGGCACGCAATTGTTTTTAAAAGTGAACAATTACCGTATTTTTTACTGGGCTTATTTAATACCTTTTGCTGGAGTAATTACTTATGCTTCAATTCGGTTGGCATCGTATAACTTTGATGAAAAAGCAGCACATTGGGTAATGGAACCTTTTTATAAAGACCATACTTCTTATGGGGCAATTTTAGCAATGTTTCTTCCTATTACCTTTATTTTTATTGATTCATCAGAGAAATTTTATTTTAGGGTTGCCTCTTTTGTTGTTTTGGGAATAGTAACGTTGGGAACAATTTTATCCTATACAAGGGCAGCGTGGGTTAGTCTTGTAGCAGCATTGGTTTTATATTTTATTTACAAGTATAAAGTTAAGTTCAAATACTTATTTTATATAGGAGCAACAGCTATTGTATTAATAGCTTTAAATTGGACGTCAATAATGTTAAGTTTGGAACGTAACAATCAGGATTCATCTGCTGAACTAAGTGAACATGTTCAGTCTATTTCAAATGTATCGAGTGACGCTTCAAATAAGGAACGATTAAATAGATGGAATTCAGCATTTAGAATGTTTCAAGAACGACCAATATTTGGCTGGGGTCCAGGAACCTATGTGTTTCAATATGCGCCATTTCAGTCGTCAAAAGATAAAACCATTATAAGCACCAACGTTGGGAATAATGGAAATGCACATAGTGAATATATTGGTCCGTTAGCTGAAACTGGATTAATTGGAATGTTAACAGTATTTTTTCTTTTTGGAATGGTTTTCTATCGAGGGTCATTGCTTTATCACAAATTACCCAAAGGAAAAATTAAAACAGTTGTATTGTGTACGTTGTTAGGGTTATTTACTTATGTTGTACATGGCTTTTTAAATAACTATTTAGATACCGATAAAGCATCTGTACCGTTCTGGGGTTTTATAGCATTAATTGTAGCTATAGATGTTTATCATAAGGATAAAATACTACTTGAATCGAATACCAAGTAA